A stretch of Carnobacterium iners DNA encodes these proteins:
- a CDS encoding ABC transporter substrate-binding protein: MNGLKKVKYLGLVAVATVLLGACGQTDSTNNQASTNKDSAAFPLTLDNYTVSPEGAEFSAKEITYKSRPTSIVANNQGTAELLLQLGLVKDITGVAALYGEGDKTVAEDFSKIPVLSKEYVGKELVVGADPDIVVGRGQLFASAEWGTGTVEELNELGIQTYIQATSTSEATFDDLYADIKNLGKLFTVQEKAQKFSDEVRKRMDKLVEAIPDDQETSDYAYIFDAEGTNVNIYSGATDTYLNDALSYMKLNNAFSDATGEISVEALLEANPDVLLLVNYTGGRDPKESLADLKANEVLSSLTAIKEDRIYTVDYNQFWSYGYQILSGMEQLSTQVYETN; this comes from the coding sequence TAAAATATTTAGGACTAGTGGCAGTGGCAACAGTACTGCTGGGTGCGTGCGGACAGACCGATTCTACGAACAATCAAGCTAGCACGAATAAGGATTCTGCAGCGTTTCCTTTAACGCTAGATAATTATACGGTTTCTCCAGAAGGAGCCGAGTTTTCTGCAAAAGAAATAACCTATAAGTCTCGTCCCACATCTATCGTTGCCAATAACCAAGGAACCGCAGAATTGCTTCTACAGCTTGGATTAGTAAAAGATATCACAGGTGTCGCGGCCTTATACGGCGAAGGGGATAAAACAGTAGCGGAAGATTTCTCCAAAATTCCAGTGTTATCTAAAGAATATGTCGGAAAAGAATTGGTTGTGGGTGCGGATCCAGATATCGTTGTCGGACGAGGCCAGCTGTTCGCGAGTGCTGAGTGGGGAACTGGTACGGTTGAAGAATTAAATGAATTAGGCATTCAAACCTACATTCAAGCAACATCAACGAGTGAGGCTACTTTTGATGACTTATACGCAGATATTAAGAATCTGGGCAAATTATTTACTGTCCAAGAGAAAGCCCAGAAATTTTCGGATGAGGTACGAAAACGGATGGATAAATTAGTCGAAGCTATTCCTGATGATCAAGAAACAAGCGACTATGCGTATATCTTTGATGCAGAAGGCACGAACGTGAACATTTATAGTGGCGCAACCGATACTTATTTAAACGATGCATTGAGTTATATGAAGTTAAACAATGCCTTTTCAGATGCAACAGGTGAAATTAGCGTAGAAGCTTTGTTAGAAGCTAATCCAGACGTTTTGTTGCTAGTCAATTATACTGGCGGACGTGATCCTAAAGAGAGTCTAGCTGATTTAAAAGCGAATGAGGTTCTTTCAAGTCTAACAGCTATTAAAGAAGACCGTATTTATACTGTCGACTACAATCAATTTTGGAGTTATGGTTATCAAATTTTAAGTGGAATGGAGCAACTCAGTACCCAAGTGTATGAAACCAATTAA
- a CDS encoding FecCD family ABC transporter permease, which produces MSRIDKQRQLFYISLLLFTVLIILSMGIGVTVGQVAVPLTESFQILTNHLSGGLIGDLAHLSSSAHENIIWQIRFPRVLLAMLTGMGLSLAGAVMQTTVQNPLADPYILGISSGASLGATFAIMIGFGGTSVLAQLGLSFWAFLGAVTAAFLVLLLSNVGGQVNSIKLILSGMVLNALFTAFSNFIIYIANDAEGIRSITFWMMGSLAGASWSKLPLTAAVVLICFLFFVTQERVLNIMLLGDEAAITLGVNLNFYRKLYLVIAAILTGIIVANAGMIGFVGLIIPHIVRGIVGSNHRYFLPLSVFSGSLFMVWSDILSRIILPTIELPIGILTSLIGAPLFIYIFVKKGYKFGG; this is translated from the coding sequence ATGAGCCGCATCGACAAGCAACGTCAATTATTTTATATAAGTTTACTCCTATTTACCGTATTGATTATTCTTTCGATGGGGATTGGTGTTACGGTCGGACAAGTCGCTGTCCCTCTCACAGAATCTTTTCAAATTTTAACGAATCATCTTTCAGGAGGATTAATCGGTGATTTAGCCCATCTTTCTTCTAGTGCTCATGAAAACATTATCTGGCAAATCCGTTTTCCGAGAGTACTTTTAGCGATGCTTACAGGTATGGGGTTGTCATTAGCAGGTGCAGTTATGCAGACAACGGTCCAAAATCCACTGGCAGACCCTTATATTTTGGGAATCTCATCTGGTGCTTCTCTAGGTGCAACGTTTGCTATCATGATTGGCTTTGGTGGAACGAGTGTATTAGCTCAGTTAGGTTTATCTTTTTGGGCATTCCTAGGAGCGGTAACAGCTGCTTTTCTAGTCTTACTTTTATCAAATGTAGGCGGACAAGTTAATTCTATTAAGCTTATTTTATCTGGCATGGTATTAAATGCTCTGTTTACCGCATTTTCAAATTTTATTATCTATATAGCCAATGATGCAGAAGGGATTCGTTCGATAACATTTTGGATGATGGGAAGTCTGGCAGGAGCGAGTTGGTCTAAGCTGCCTTTAACTGCGGCAGTCGTCCTAATTTGTTTTCTATTCTTCGTAACCCAAGAACGGGTGCTAAATATCATGCTACTGGGCGATGAAGCAGCGATTACGCTGGGTGTTAATTTAAACTTTTACCGTAAACTGTATTTAGTTATTGCGGCAATTTTGACAGGGATTATTGTTGCAAATGCTGGAATGATAGGTTTTGTTGGATTAATTATTCCACATATCGTCCGTGGAATCGTAGGCTCTAATCATCGTTACTTTTTACCGTTATCGGTTTTTTCAGGATCTTTATTTATGGTTTGGTCAGATATTTTATCGCGTATCATCTTACCAACAATTGAATTACCTATTGGTATTTTAACTTCATTAATTGGTGCTCCATTGTTTATTTATATCTTTGTTAAAAAAGGCTACAAGTTTGGAGGGTGA